The proteins below come from a single Gossypium raimondii isolate GPD5lz chromosome 2, ASM2569854v1, whole genome shotgun sequence genomic window:
- the LOC105783082 gene encoding protein DUF642 L-GALACTONO-1,4-LACTONE-RESPONSIVE GENE 2 produces MQGLVLLSVLLCATYHIALSATNVTVADGLLDNGNFEQAPNASNMKGTVVVGRYAIPGWVNEGFVEYIKSGQKQGDMLLVVPEGAYAVRLGNEASIKQEIKVVKGMYYSITFSAARTCAQEERLNVTVAPDSGVMPIQTVYSSSGWDNYAWAFKTQSDAVMLIIHNPGVEEDPACGPLIDAVAIKALYPPRPTNKNIMKNGGFEEGPYIFPNTPWGVLIPPNIEDDNSPLPAWVVESLKAVKYIDSAHYFMPQGRRAVELVGGKESAIAQITRTIVGKTYRLSFSVGDANNSCAGSLVVEAFAGKATLKVPYESKGTGGFKRAALRFVAVSNRTRIMFLSTFYTMRSDDFSSLCGPVVDDVKLLSIRNP; encoded by the exons ATGCAAGGGCTTGTCTTGTTGTCGGTGCTCCTTTGCGCCACCTACCATATCGCTCTTTCCGCGACCAACGTTACGGTGGCGGACG GGCTGTTAGATAATGGTAACTTTGAGCAAGCCCCAAATGCCTCAAACATGAAGGGCACGGTTGTTGTGGGGCGTTATGCAATACCAGGATGGGTAAACGAAGGGTTTGTGGAATACATAAAGTCCGGGCAAAAGCAAGGGGACATGTTGCTGGTGGTGCCTGAGGGAGCCTATGCAGTCAGGTTGGGGAACGAGGCTTCAATCAAGCAGGAGATAAAGGTGGTGAAAGGGATGTATTACTCCATCACCTTCAGTGCGGCCCGTACTTGTGCTCAAGAGGAGCGTTTGAACGTGACGGTAGCACCCGATTCCGGTGTGATGCCCATCCAGACAGTGTATAGCAGCAGCGGTTGGGACAACTATGCTTGGGCATTCAAAACACAATCTGATGCGGTCATGTTGATTATTCACAATCCTGGAGTGGAGGAGGATCCTGCTTGTGGACCACTCATCGATGCGGTAGCTATCAAGGCTTTATATCCTCCCAGACCCACCAACA AGAACATAATGAAAAATGGTGGTTTTGAAGAAGGTCCTTATATATTCCCCAACACTCCATGGGGTGTCCTAATCCCACCCAACATTGAGGATGATAATTCTCCTCTCCCTGCCTGGGTAGTCGAATCCCTCAAGGCCGTCAAGTACATCGATTCAGCCCATTACTTCATGCCTCAAGGCCGAAGAGCCGTGGAGCTAGTTGGTGGAAAAGAGAGTGCAATCGCTCAAATAACAAGAACCATTGTTGGCAAGACATACAGGCTCTCCTTCTCGGTGGGCGATGCTAACAACTCCTGTGCAGGTTCTTTGGTCGTCGAGGCATTCGCCGGTAAAGCCACACTCAAAGTCCCATACGAATCTAAAGGGACTGGTGGATTCAAGCGAGCTGCACTTAGATTCGTGGCTGTTTCCAACAGGACAAGAATTATGTTCCTTAGCACGTTCTACACCATGAGAAGTGATGACTTTTCTTCTCTATGCGGTCCTGTTGTTGACGATGTGAAGCTTTTGAGTATTCGTAACCCTTGA